One part of the Actinomyces howellii genome encodes these proteins:
- the pstB gene encoding phosphate ABC transporter ATP-binding protein PstB, with protein MSKRIDVINENIYYGDFLAVKDVNVSIEPRSVTALIGPSGCGKSTFLRTLNRMHEVIPGARVEGQVVVDGVNLYGPNVDAVQVRRAIGMVFQRPNPFPTMSIAENVLAGARLNNRRMPKDEAAELVEKSLRGANLWDEVKDRLDRPGSGLSGGQQQRLCIARAIAVKPSVLLMDEPCSALDPISTLAIEDLIAELKEDYTIVIVTHNMQQASRVSDMTGFFNLEATGKPGQLVEFDTTDKIFSAPSEQATEDYISGRFG; from the coding sequence ATGTCCAAGCGCATCGACGTCATCAACGAGAACATCTATTACGGCGACTTCCTGGCCGTCAAGGACGTGAACGTCTCCATCGAGCCGCGGTCGGTGACCGCTCTCATCGGCCCCTCGGGATGCGGGAAGTCGACCTTCCTGCGCACGCTCAACCGCATGCACGAGGTCATCCCCGGGGCGCGGGTCGAGGGGCAGGTCGTCGTCGACGGCGTCAACCTCTACGGCCCCAACGTCGACGCGGTGCAGGTGCGGCGCGCCATCGGCATGGTCTTCCAGCGGCCCAACCCCTTCCCCACGATGTCGATCGCTGAGAACGTCCTGGCCGGGGCGCGGCTCAACAACCGCCGCATGCCCAAGGACGAGGCCGCCGAGCTCGTCGAGAAGTCGCTGCGCGGGGCCAACCTGTGGGACGAGGTCAAGGACCGGCTCGACCGGCCCGGATCGGGTCTGTCCGGCGGTCAGCAGCAGCGGCTGTGCATCGCTCGGGCCATCGCCGTCAAGCCCTCGGTCCTGCTCATGGACGAGCCCTGCTCGGCCCTCGACCCGATCTCGACCCTCGCCATCGAGGACCTCATCGCCGAGCTCAAGGAGGACTACACGATCGTCATCGTCACCCACAACATGCAGCAGGCCTCCCGGGTCTCGGACATGACGGGCTTCTTCAACCTCGAGGCCACCGGAAAGCCCGGCCAGCTCGTCGAGTTCGACACGACCGACAAGATCTTCTCCGCCCCCTCCGAGCAGGCCACCGAGGACTACATCTCCGGCCGCTTCGGCTGA
- the pstA gene encoding phosphate ABC transporter permease PstA yields MSTSTPPVRGRRPSAPEPVLRVDPADPLADPVPVVDGVPLTSQRLPEWFVWAALGASFVVVGGAGLAAGLGAPAILVLTALVWVVSATAVSWVKEGERWGRNTALTVLVYLAFALVMVPLVSLVWMVVVGGAQRFGPDFLLTNMRGADDTNGGVYHGIIGTLEITGIATLISVPLGLFTAIFLVEYDGGWVARAVTFLVDVMTGIPSIVAGLFAYTLFLMIMGPRYQAGIIGAVALSVLMTPVVIRGVEEMLRLVPNELREASYALGVPKWLTIVKVVLRTAVAGITTSIMIAIARVIGETAPLLITVGLTVRTNVNPVEGSMATLPVLVYDQYSRGETAAMERAWAGALTLIVIVMVLNLLARLVSVYLSPKGGRR; encoded by the coding sequence ATGAGCACCTCCACCCCACCTGTACGCGGCCGGCGCCCCAGCGCCCCCGAGCCGGTCCTGCGGGTCGACCCCGCCGACCCGCTGGCCGACCCGGTCCCCGTCGTCGACGGCGTGCCCCTGACCTCCCAGCGCCTGCCCGAGTGGTTCGTGTGGGCGGCCCTGGGCGCATCCTTCGTCGTCGTCGGGGGAGCCGGCCTGGCCGCGGGCCTGGGCGCCCCCGCGATCCTCGTGCTGACCGCCCTGGTCTGGGTCGTGTCCGCCACCGCCGTGTCCTGGGTCAAGGAGGGGGAGCGGTGGGGGAGGAACACCGCGCTGACCGTCCTGGTCTACCTCGCCTTCGCGCTGGTCATGGTCCCCCTCGTCTCGCTCGTGTGGATGGTCGTCGTCGGCGGGGCCCAGCGCTTCGGCCCCGACTTCCTCCTGACCAACATGCGGGGCGCCGACGACACCAACGGAGGGGTCTACCACGGCATCATCGGCACCCTGGAGATCACCGGCATCGCCACCCTCATCTCGGTCCCGCTGGGACTGTTCACCGCGATCTTCCTCGTGGAGTACGACGGCGGGTGGGTGGCCCGCGCCGTCACCTTCCTCGTCGACGTCATGACCGGCATCCCCTCGATCGTGGCCGGCCTGTTCGCCTACACCCTCTTCCTCATGATCATGGGCCCGCGCTACCAGGCGGGCATCATCGGGGCCGTCGCGCTGAGCGTGCTCATGACCCCGGTGGTCATCCGAGGCGTGGAGGAGATGCTGCGGCTCGTGCCCAACGAGCTGCGCGAGGCCAGCTACGCGCTGGGCGTGCCCAAGTGGCTCACGATCGTCAAGGTCGTCCTGCGCACCGCGGTGGCGGGCATCACCACCTCGATCATGATCGCCATCGCCCGGGTCATCGGTGAGACCGCCCCGCTGCTCATCACCGTGGGCCTGACCGTGCGCACCAACGTCAACCCGGTCGAGGGCTCCATGGCCACCCTGCCGGTGCTCGTCTACGACCAGTACTCGCGCGGGGAGACCGCCGCGATGGAGCGCGCCTGGGCGGGGGCGCTCACCCTCATCGTCATCGTCATGGTCCTCAACCTCCTGGCCAGGCTCGTCTCCGTCTACCTCAGCCCCAAGGGCGGGCGGCGCTGA
- the pstC gene encoding phosphate ABC transporter permease subunit PstC, producing MAGRAPGRAGNRVFTGLSFGSGILIMAVLALVTAFLISRSLPALTASGEDLADVSFMKERSLWAYVAPLVFGTLLSSVLALGAAVPLSIAVALFISHFAPRRLAQGLGYLVDLLAAIPSVVFGLWGFLWLVPLLSPFYTWLTDHLGFIPLFADYQAPAKNILTASLVLSVMILPIITATIREVFLATPTLHEEASLALGATRYEMIRQAVLPFGRSGIVSASMLGLGRALGETMAVLMILSSGLSINLHLLQAGQHQTIAANIAGQFREAYGLSVNVLIATGLVLFLITFAVNSAARWFIARRSEFSGAN from the coding sequence ATGGCGGGCAGGGCACCGGGACGAGCGGGCAACCGCGTCTTCACCGGCCTGTCCTTCGGCTCGGGCATCCTCATTATGGCGGTCCTCGCACTGGTGACGGCCTTCCTCATCTCGAGGTCGCTGCCCGCCCTGACCGCCTCCGGCGAGGACCTGGCCGACGTGTCCTTCATGAAGGAGCGCAGCCTGTGGGCCTACGTCGCCCCGCTCGTGTTCGGCACCCTCCTGTCCAGCGTCCTGGCCCTGGGAGCCGCCGTCCCCCTAAGCATCGCCGTGGCCCTGTTCATCTCCCACTTCGCCCCGCGGCGCCTCGCCCAGGGGCTGGGCTACCTCGTCGACCTGCTGGCCGCGATCCCCTCGGTCGTCTTCGGCCTGTGGGGCTTCCTGTGGCTCGTGCCCCTGCTCAGCCCCTTCTACACGTGGCTGACCGACCACCTGGGCTTCATCCCGCTCTTCGCCGACTACCAGGCCCCGGCCAAGAACATCCTGACCGCCTCCCTCGTCCTGTCGGTCATGATCCTGCCGATCATCACCGCCACGATCCGCGAGGTCTTCCTGGCCACGCCCACTCTTCACGAGGAGGCCTCCCTGGCCCTGGGCGCCACCCGCTACGAGATGATCCGCCAGGCGGTCCTGCCCTTCGGGCGCTCGGGCATCGTGTCGGCCTCGATGCTCGGGCTGGGGCGCGCCCTGGGGGAGACGATGGCCGTGCTCATGATCCTGTCGAGCGGGCTGTCCATCAACCTCCACCTCCTCCAGGCCGGTCAGCACCAGACGATCGCCGCCAACATCGCGGGGCAGTTCCGCGAGGCCTACGGCCTGAGCGTCAACGTCCTCATCGCCACCGGGCTGGTCCTGTTCCTCATCACCTTCGCGGTCAACTCCGCGGCCCGCTGGTTCATCGCCCGACGTTCCGAGTTCTCGGGAGCCAACTGA
- the pstS gene encoding phosphate ABC transporter substrate-binding protein PstS yields MLVTRRVAIGALSAAALATLAACGSDAGGSANADPSSTLSGEVKGAGATSQADAQEAWLNAFMDVHAGVTVEYAGGGSGAGRTKLIEGAVDFAGSDSPLKDDEVTSLADWGVVEVPLYISPIAVAYNLPGLAQTHVNMTGQVVAQIFAGQITTWDDSRLTALNPGVELPATPIIPVHRSDDSGTTKSFTSYLAAVAPEVWTHDPDDAWPLSGGQSGDGTSGLVSTLRSAEGTIGYADASKVDETLGTAAVGTQDVFTALSAEAAAATLEASGLAQDATDTRVVYEIDYTAQGGYPIILVSYLVARQRYEDPEITSGVRAYFEYMASAEGQTVAAQASGCAPLSEQLRTKALAAISTIGS; encoded by the coding sequence GTGCTCGTCACTCGTCGCGTCGCGATCGGCGCGTTGTCGGCCGCCGCACTGGCCACCCTGGCCGCCTGCGGCTCCGACGCCGGCGGCTCAGCGAACGCCGACCCCAGCAGCACGCTGTCCGGGGAGGTCAAGGGGGCCGGGGCGACCTCACAGGCCGACGCCCAGGAGGCGTGGCTCAACGCCTTCATGGACGTGCACGCGGGCGTGACCGTGGAGTACGCCGGGGGCGGCTCCGGGGCCGGCCGCACCAAGCTCATCGAGGGCGCCGTCGACTTCGCCGGATCGGACTCCCCCCTCAAGGACGACGAGGTCACCTCGCTGGCCGACTGGGGCGTGGTCGAGGTCCCCCTGTACATCTCCCCGATCGCGGTGGCCTACAACCTGCCGGGCCTGGCCCAGACCCACGTCAACATGACCGGGCAGGTCGTCGCCCAGATCTTCGCCGGGCAGATCACGACCTGGGACGACTCCAGGCTCACCGCCCTCAACCCCGGGGTGGAGCTGCCCGCCACCCCCATCATCCCGGTCCACCGCTCCGACGACTCGGGCACGACGAAGAGCTTCACCTCCTACCTGGCCGCGGTCGCCCCCGAGGTGTGGACCCACGATCCCGACGACGCCTGGCCGCTGTCGGGCGGACAGTCCGGGGACGGCACCTCCGGGCTCGTGTCCACCCTGCGCTCGGCCGAGGGGACCATCGGCTACGCCGACGCCTCGAAGGTCGACGAGACGCTGGGCACCGCCGCCGTCGGCACGCAGGACGTCTTCACCGCCCTGTCCGCCGAGGCGGCCGCCGCCACCCTCGAGGCGTCCGGCCTGGCCCAGGACGCCACCGACACCCGCGTCGTCTACGAGATCGACTACACCGCCCAGGGCGGCTACCCGATCATCCTCGTGTCCTACCTCGTGGCCCGCCAGCGCTACGAGGACCCCGAGATCACCTCGGGGGTGAGGGCCTACTTCGAGTACATGGCCTCGGCCGAGGGGCAGACCGTCGCCGCGCAGGCCTCGGGCTGCGCCCCGCTGTCCGAGCAGCTGCGGACCAAGGCACTCGCGGCGATCTCCACGATCGGGTCCTGA
- a CDS encoding NUDIX hydrolase, whose protein sequence is MTRRTSDRGVLLAAGALVWRERRGRLEVLLVHRPKYDDWSFPKGKVDPGESLRTCAVREVAEETGAQVALGQPLGRVRYRLSSGARKEVSYWAARELETADPAVRARQPVHPASRTEIDDAEWVDSAKARKRLTHAMDRDLLGSLVDLWEDGKLDTWTFVLVRHARAVKRSVWRRRRKRDAEADEATRPLTSDQGEVRARALVPILAAYGVGRVVTSPWRRCYDTVACYVRAAGLTMVTEPALTEAAHSRDPKAARRAVADELSRRGPAVALCTHRPVLPSVMDAVADYAPGKLLRSVPDQDPWLKTGEIMVVHMARRPRRKIRAVAIEIQRPVLSEGR, encoded by the coding sequence ATGACCCGTCGCACAAGCGACCGGGGGGTCCTGCTCGCCGCCGGAGCCCTCGTGTGGAGGGAGCGCCGCGGTCGGCTGGAGGTGCTCCTCGTCCACCGACCCAAGTACGACGACTGGTCCTTCCCCAAGGGCAAGGTCGACCCCGGGGAGTCCCTGCGCACCTGCGCGGTCCGGGAGGTCGCCGAGGAGACCGGGGCCCAGGTGGCCCTGGGCCAGCCCCTGGGGCGGGTGAGGTACCGCCTGTCCTCCGGCGCCCGCAAGGAGGTCAGCTACTGGGCCGCACGCGAGCTCGAGACCGCCGACCCGGCCGTGCGGGCCCGCCAGCCGGTCCACCCCGCCTCGCGCACCGAGATCGACGACGCCGAGTGGGTCGACTCGGCCAAGGCCCGCAAGCGGCTCACCCACGCGATGGACCGCGACCTGCTCGGCTCGCTCGTCGACCTGTGGGAGGACGGCAAGCTCGACACCTGGACCTTCGTCCTCGTGCGCCACGCCCGTGCCGTCAAGCGGTCGGTGTGGCGACGGCGCCGCAAGCGCGACGCCGAGGCCGACGAGGCCACCCGCCCCCTGACCTCCGACCAGGGCGAGGTCCGGGCCAGGGCGCTCGTGCCGATCCTGGCGGCCTACGGAGTCGGCCGGGTCGTGACCAGCCCGTGGCGGCGCTGCTACGACACCGTGGCGTGCTACGTGCGCGCAGCCGGGCTGACGATGGTCACCGAGCCGGCCCTGACCGAGGCCGCCCACTCCCGCGACCCCAAGGCGGCGCGCAGGGCGGTGGCCGACGAGCTGAGCCGCCGGGGACCCGCCGTCGCCCTGTGCACCCACCGTCCCGTGCTGCCCTCGGTCATGGACGCGGTGGCCGACTACGCCCCGGGCAAGCTCCTGCGCTCCGTGCCCGACCAGGACCCGTGGCTCAAGACCGGGGAGATCATGGTCGTCCACATGGCACGGCGCCCGCGACGCAAGATCCGCGCCGTGGCCATCGAGATCCAGCGCCCGGTCCTGTCCGAGGGCCGCTGA
- a CDS encoding RNA degradosome polyphosphate kinase, whose protein sequence is MTTPDPSTAPLSSFLGGWTRAQTGPAGSPAEPEAAGPRPEETGPGTPAGSRDPDLPDDREDPDGALRLPADEDHVIEVADPRDFADDAGPQYEDEDFDDEDPADERPAAPTPPTPTGEAATPRSPASPGSPPTPADSREPVSSSASPSAAPSPSPSADEPPADAQPAVVDPEADLPPLESFTDRFTDRELTWLDFNERVLEQAEDPELPLLERAWFLAIFSSNLDEFYMVRVAGLMRRIKAGITPVRASGLDAHQVLAAVTERAKALTARQAALFQEEIRPGLAEHNIEILSWDELAPEQAERLTRYFRHQIFPVLTPLAVDPSHPFPYISGLSLNLAVLLRNPRSGKEHFARIKVPDSLPRFVTVPGRELNAKDKRAGAALIPLEVVIARHLDHLFPGMDILEHHLFRVTRNENLEVEEDDAENLLTAMEKELEKRRFGAVVRLEVEDTISSFVRRYLVRALGLREDDVFSLPAPLDLTSLNQVHDLDVPDLKYPRFVPVTAAGLAAHESSSAPDVFAAMREHEVLLHHPYDSFSTSVQEFVSQAAADPKVLAIKQTLYRTSGDSPIVDALIEAAEAGKQVVAIVEIKARFDEEANISWARKLERAGVHVVYGMVGLKTHCKLLLVVRQEADGLRRYCHVGTGNYHPKTARGYEDLGLLTCDRDVAQDMTTLFNQLSGYAPRARFRRLLVAPRTVRDGLIERIDREIEARRAGRPAWIRIKVNSIVDEATIDALYRASRAGVEVDIVVRGICGLRAGVEGLSDNIRVRSILGRYLEHSRVFAFCNDGDTELFIGSADLMHRNLDRRVEALVRITDPAMVAELEWLVTHAASPQVSSWWLEPDGTWTRHVRDAEGNRLEDIQTTLMARARSRVKGRG, encoded by the coding sequence ATGACGACGCCCGACCCCTCCACCGCGCCCCTGTCCTCCTTCCTCGGCGGGTGGACCCGTGCACAGACCGGGCCGGCCGGGAGCCCTGCGGAGCCTGAGGCCGCGGGCCCCCGGCCTGAGGAGACCGGTCCGGGCACCCCCGCCGGCTCCCGTGACCCGGACCTCCCAGACGACCGGGAGGACCCCGACGGTGCGCTCAGGCTGCCCGCGGACGAGGACCACGTCATCGAGGTGGCCGACCCCCGCGACTTCGCCGACGACGCCGGACCCCAGTACGAGGACGAGGACTTCGACGACGAGGACCCGGCCGACGAGCGTCCGGCGGCACCGACCCCGCCGACCCCGACGGGCGAGGCCGCAACGCCCCGCTCGCCCGCCTCCCCGGGATCCCCGCCCACGCCCGCCGACTCCCGCGAGCCCGTCTCGTCCTCGGCCTCCCCGTCGGCGGCTCCGTCCCCGTCGCCGTCGGCCGACGAGCCCCCCGCGGACGCCCAGCCCGCCGTCGTCGACCCCGAGGCCGACCTGCCGCCGCTGGAGTCCTTCACGGACCGCTTCACCGACCGCGAGCTGACGTGGCTCGACTTCAACGAGCGGGTGCTCGAGCAGGCCGAGGACCCCGAGCTGCCGCTGCTCGAGCGCGCCTGGTTCCTCGCGATCTTCTCCTCCAACCTCGACGAGTTCTACATGGTGCGCGTGGCCGGCCTCATGCGGCGCATCAAGGCCGGCATCACCCCGGTGCGCGCCTCGGGCCTGGACGCCCACCAGGTCCTGGCGGCGGTCACCGAGCGCGCCAAGGCGCTGACCGCCCGTCAGGCAGCCCTCTTCCAGGAGGAGATCCGTCCGGGTCTGGCCGAGCACAACATCGAGATCCTGTCCTGGGACGAGCTCGCCCCCGAGCAGGCCGAGCGACTCACCCGCTACTTCCGCCACCAGATCTTCCCGGTGCTCACCCCCCTGGCCGTCGACCCCTCGCACCCCTTCCCCTACATCTCAGGGCTCTCCCTCAACCTCGCGGTGCTCCTGCGCAACCCGCGTTCAGGCAAGGAGCACTTCGCGCGGATCAAGGTGCCCGACTCCCTGCCACGCTTCGTCACCGTCCCGGGCCGCGAGCTCAACGCCAAGGACAAGCGCGCAGGCGCCGCCCTCATCCCCCTCGAGGTCGTCATCGCGCGCCACCTCGACCACCTCTTCCCGGGGATGGACATCCTCGAGCACCACCTATTCCGCGTCACCCGCAACGAGAACCTCGAGGTCGAGGAGGACGACGCCGAGAACCTCCTGACCGCCATGGAGAAGGAGCTCGAGAAGCGCCGGTTCGGCGCCGTCGTGCGCCTCGAGGTCGAGGACACGATCTCCTCCTTCGTGCGCCGCTACCTCGTGCGGGCCCTGGGCCTGCGTGAGGACGACGTCTTCAGCCTGCCCGCCCCCCTCGACCTGACCTCCCTCAACCAGGTCCACGACCTCGACGTCCCCGACCTCAAGTACCCGCGATTCGTGCCGGTCACGGCCGCCGGGCTCGCCGCCCACGAGTCGAGCTCGGCCCCGGACGTCTTCGCCGCCATGCGCGAGCACGAGGTCCTGCTCCACCACCCCTACGACTCCTTCTCGACCTCCGTCCAGGAGTTCGTCTCCCAGGCGGCCGCCGACCCCAAGGTCCTGGCCATCAAGCAGACCCTCTACCGCACGAGCGGCGACTCCCCGATCGTCGACGCCCTCATCGAGGCGGCCGAGGCCGGCAAGCAGGTCGTGGCCATCGTCGAGATCAAGGCGCGCTTCGACGAGGAGGCGAACATCTCCTGGGCGCGCAAGCTCGAGAGGGCCGGGGTCCACGTCGTCTACGGCATGGTGGGCCTCAAGACCCACTGCAAGCTCCTGCTCGTCGTGCGCCAGGAGGCCGACGGCCTGCGCCGCTACTGCCACGTGGGCACGGGCAACTACCACCCCAAGACGGCCCGCGGCTACGAGGACCTGGGCCTGCTCACCTGCGACCGCGACGTCGCCCAGGACATGACGACCCTGTTCAACCAGCTCTCGGGCTACGCCCCGCGAGCCCGCTTCCGTCGTCTGCTCGTCGCCCCGCGCACGGTGCGCGACGGGCTCATCGAGCGCATCGACCGGGAGATCGAGGCCCGGCGTGCCGGCCGCCCGGCCTGGATCCGCATCAAGGTCAACTCGATCGTCGACGAGGCGACCATCGACGCCCTCTACCGCGCCAGCCGGGCCGGGGTCGAGGTCGACATCGTCGTGCGCGGCATCTGCGGCCTGCGCGCCGGGGTCGAGGGCCTGAGCGACAACATCCGGGTCCGCTCGATCCTGGGTCGCTACCTCGAGCACTCCCGGGTCTTCGCCTTCTGCAACGACGGCGACACCGAGCTGTTCATCGGCTCGGCCGACCTCATGCACCGCAACCTCGACCGCCGTGTCGAGGCGCTCGTGCGCATCACCGACCCGGCCATGGTCGCCGAGCTCGAGTGGCTCGTCACCCACGCCGCCTCGCCGCAGGTCTCCAGCTGGTGGCTCGAACCGGACGGGACGTGGACACGCCACGTGCGCGACGCCGAGGGCAACCGGCTCGAGGACATCCAGACCACGCTCATGGCCCGGGCGCGCTCGCGCGTCAAGGGCCGGGGCTGA
- a CDS encoding DUF817 domain-containing protein, with amino-acid sequence MTSERRPLTRARLLPLRLVQFGLTQLLCCVFPLAVFAGLALSALVWDLVEMPVARYDALLVYVLAVQLALVALRVETWRELGVICAFHVVGLALEIFKVHVGSWSYPGDAVLRLGGVPVFSGFMYASVGSYICQAFRRFDLHVGGFRWWPVSLLAVAAYANFFTHHALPDLRWLIALGFVAALWGSTVHFTVGGERYWMPTVQAFVLIGLFLWLAENAATLLGAWSYPDQREGWQMVHLGKLGSWALLITLSFVLVAAVKAGEGTVYSGGSSRVTRARVPRGGERTPVRQD; translated from the coding sequence GTGACCTCCGAACGACGTCCCCTGACCCGTGCGCGCCTGCTGCCGCTGCGCCTGGTCCAGTTCGGGCTGACCCAGCTGCTGTGCTGCGTCTTCCCGCTCGCGGTGTTCGCAGGCCTGGCCCTCAGCGCGCTCGTCTGGGACCTCGTCGAGATGCCCGTGGCGCGCTACGACGCGCTGCTCGTCTACGTCCTGGCGGTTCAGCTGGCCCTCGTCGCCCTGCGGGTCGAGACCTGGCGGGAGCTGGGCGTCATCTGCGCCTTCCACGTCGTGGGACTGGCGCTGGAGATCTTCAAGGTCCACGTCGGCTCGTGGTCCTACCCCGGTGACGCCGTCCTGCGCCTGGGCGGTGTCCCGGTCTTCTCCGGGTTCATGTACGCCTCGGTCGGCTCCTACATCTGCCAGGCCTTCCGTCGTTTCGACCTGCACGTCGGGGGCTTCCGGTGGTGGCCGGTCAGCCTGCTGGCCGTGGCCGCCTACGCCAACTTCTTCACCCACCACGCCCTGCCGGACCTGCGCTGGCTCATCGCCCTGGGCTTCGTGGCGGCGCTGTGGGGCTCCACGGTGCACTTCACGGTCGGGGGAGAGCGGTACTGGATGCCCACCGTCCAGGCCTTCGTGCTCATCGGCCTGTTCCTGTGGCTCGCAGAGAACGCCGCGACCCTCCTGGGAGCGTGGAGCTACCCCGACCAGCGCGAGGGCTGGCAGATGGTCCACCTCGGCAAGCTCGGCAGCTGGGCCCTGCTCATCACGCTCAGCTTCGTCCTGGTCGCCGCGGTCAAGGCGGGGGAGGGAACGGTCTACTCGGGCGGGTCGTCCCGCGTGACCCGCGCGCGCGTGCCCCGCGGCGGAGAGCGGACCCCGGTCCGGCAGGACTGA
- a CDS encoding tyrosine-type recombinase/integrase translates to MSTAEAKRFLEGRRERGDWARWAVALMLGVRQGEALGMTLDLLHLGADPWVELAWEVRRVTWEHGCGERSTEGWPCGRVRGADCPDRRAPVPAHLEAEQVHGGLWLLRPKTTGSHRAFGLPRVVADGLAAHLDRHRPARFVFEAAPGVPVDPRRDWGAWRQALAEEGLPPMRLHSARHTAATLLLEAGVPVRTAQEILGQTQALTTARYQHPGRRVTAAALEASSDLL, encoded by the coding sequence ATGAGCACCGCGGAGGCCAAGAGGTTCCTGGAGGGGCGCAGGGAGCGTGGTGACTGGGCGCGGTGGGCGGTGGCCCTCATGCTGGGGGTGCGGCAGGGTGAGGCGCTGGGGATGACGCTGGACCTGCTGCACCTCGGGGCCGACCCGTGGGTGGAGCTCGCCTGGGAGGTCAGGCGCGTGACGTGGGAGCACGGGTGCGGGGAGCGGTCGACGGAGGGGTGGCCGTGCGGCCGGGTCCGGGGCGCCGACTGCCCGGATCGCCGGGCCCCCGTGCCGGCGCACCTGGAGGCCGAGCAGGTGCACGGCGGCCTGTGGCTCCTGCGCCCCAAGACCACGGGGTCGCACCGAGCCTTCGGACTCCCCCGCGTGGTGGCCGACGGCCTGGCCGCCCACCTCGACCGCCACAGGCCAGCGCGGTTCGTCTTCGAGGCCGCCCCGGGCGTCCCGGTCGACCCGCGCCGCGACTGGGGTGCGTGGCGCCAGGCGCTCGCCGAGGAGGGCCTGCCGCCGATGCGCCTGCACTCGGCCCGGCACACGGCGGCGACGCTGCTCCTAGAGGCCGGGGTGCCGGTGCGCACCGCCCAGGAGATTCTGGGCCAGACCCAGGCCCTGACCACGGCCCGATACCAGCACCCCGGCAGGAGGGTCACGGCCGCCGCCCTCGAGGCGTCATCCGACCTGCTCTGA